The genomic DNA AGGGTTATTCAACTCAGGATTGATCGCATGAGCTGACATGCCTATGATTGCAGGAATAATCGAGAAGAATAGATACAAAATACCTGATGCCATAAATGAGCGACGAATCGTTTTGACGTCTTTTCCTGAATAAATACGCTGGCGAAATGATGGCGTCGCCAGCACACCAACGCCGACAACTGTCGCCAGTGAAAGCGCCGGGATCCAGCCGAGTTTATCAATCGCAAGGAAACTAGTGGCTGCTGCATCCATACCATCATATAAATGATCGAGACCACCGATATAATTAACCGACATCACCGCCATAAGAATAAAGCCGGTAAATAGGATGATGGCTTGAATAGTATCCGTCCATACCACTGCCGTATAACCACCGATCACAACATAGATGGTAAATGCCGCAGCAATAATAATTTTTGCCGTCGTAAGGTCAATATCAGCAATCCACGCAAGGTATAAACCGCCACCTAAAATATGTGCTCCTAGCCAACCAATCGAAGCAACAAAGATTAATACGCCCACTAAATTCTTAACGGTTTTATTCGCGCCAACGTAATAAGCTAACTCTTCACTCATTGTCATAAAATTTAGTTTACGCATTGGAGCAAACCACAACGCTAATAGAATAATGCCGATGGCACCGCCTATGCCGTATAAAGTACCCGCCCAACCATTAGCATAACCAAAGCCAACAGCGCCCATGCTTGAACCCGTACCAACCATCGTCGCAACTGTCGTTCCTAATATGAGAAATAACGGTAACCCTCTTCCCCCAAGTAAAAAATCTTCCCCTGATTTCTGATTACGGGAAACAAACCACCCTAACCAGATTAAAAATAATACATACGCACCGAAACCGGTGAGAAACAGTGTACTGTGCATAACGCACCCCTTATACTGATTCGCTTGATTATTGGACATCCACTGTCTTCTTTTGACTTAGTCAGTGCTGTTCAGTGATTGACTGTTTATACAGTCTTTTTTGCTTTATTAGCAGGCTGGTTCATTGCCAGCCTTTCTTTT from Vibrio casei includes the following:
- a CDS encoding sodium:solute symporter family protein, coding for MHSTLFLTGFGAYVLFLIWLGWFVSRNQKSGEDFLLGGRGLPLFLILGTTVATMVGTGSSMGAVGFGYANGWAGTLYGIGGAIGIILLALWFAPMRKLNFMTMSEELAYYVGANKTVKNLVGVLIFVASIGWLGAHILGGGLYLAWIADIDLTTAKIIIAAAFTIYVVIGGYTAVVWTDTIQAIILFTGFILMAVMSVNYIGGLDHLYDGMDAAATSFLAIDKLGWIPALSLATVVGVGVLATPSFRQRIYSGKDVKTIRRSFMASGILYLFFSIIPAIIGMSAHAINPELNNPNYSFPFVAATVLPVGLGLIVLIAGLSATMSSASSDAIAGVSILLRDVYIMFTGTVPPKNKMVLYSRLSLVIVIGFALLFALTSNDIISYITKMISTVMSGMFVCGMLGRFWSRYNWQGAIATLIGASTASISVMFNADWTTFWGNPCIPSVLFALIAGVFVSLCTPVNSVTKAQAKAILDEERSAMEGGDSDMPDTKAKASTLNATKTSVAK